In Marinomonas posidonica IVIA-Po-181, a single window of DNA contains:
- the tyrS gene encoding tyrosine--tRNA ligase has product MTVSSNDLLSDLQARGLIAQMTSEEELKSHLANGSRTLYCGFDPTADSLHLGHLVPLLVLKRFQDAGHNPIALVGGATGLIGDPSFKAAERQLNTSDVVAGWAEKIRGQVSQFVKFDDVSNPARVVNNLDWAGNMNVLDFLRDIGKHFSVNAMINKESVQQRLNREGAGISFTEFSYALLQGMDFAELNREYDCTIQIGGSDQWGNIVGGIDLSRRQNKSQAFGMTVPLVTKSDGTKFGKTESGAVWLDPKKTSQYAFYQFWMNTADADVYKFLKYFTFLSMEEIDAIEQTDKDSTGKPQAQSILAREATRLVHGEEGLVAAERITQALFSGEADQLSEQDLEQIQLDGLPSSSLAEANLAETPLTSLLAEAGLAASGKQVKDALQRNSVFVNGEAKGMDDNMSAAEIFSSDKGYYGKFFLVKLGKKKHHLFTL; this is encoded by the coding sequence ATGACAGTAAGCAGTAACGACCTTTTATCGGACTTGCAAGCCCGTGGCTTGATCGCGCAGATGACCTCTGAAGAAGAGCTAAAATCTCACCTGGCGAATGGAAGTCGTACGCTTTATTGTGGTTTCGATCCGACTGCCGATAGCTTACATCTAGGTCACCTTGTGCCTTTATTGGTGTTGAAGCGCTTTCAGGATGCTGGTCATAACCCAATTGCTTTGGTTGGTGGTGCGACTGGGTTAATCGGCGACCCTAGTTTTAAAGCAGCTGAGCGTCAACTCAACACGTCTGATGTTGTGGCTGGTTGGGCTGAGAAAATTCGTGGGCAAGTTAGCCAGTTTGTGAAGTTTGATGATGTTTCGAATCCTGCGCGCGTGGTGAACAACCTTGATTGGGCTGGAAATATGAATGTGCTCGACTTCCTGCGTGATATCGGTAAACACTTTTCTGTAAACGCCATGATCAACAAAGAGTCAGTGCAGCAGCGTTTGAATCGTGAAGGGGCTGGTATTTCATTTACGGAGTTTTCTTATGCTCTTCTTCAGGGAATGGACTTTGCAGAATTAAACCGTGAATACGACTGTACGATTCAAATTGGTGGTAGCGATCAGTGGGGTAATATTGTTGGTGGTATTGATCTTTCTCGTCGTCAGAATAAGTCTCAAGCATTTGGTATGACCGTGCCTTTGGTGACGAAATCAGATGGTACAAAATTTGGTAAAACTGAATCGGGTGCAGTCTGGCTGGATCCTAAGAAAACATCGCAATACGCTTTCTACCAATTTTGGATGAACACAGCGGATGCGGATGTTTATAAATTTCTTAAGTACTTTACTTTCCTTAGCATGGAAGAAATTGATGCGATCGAGCAAACGGATAAAGATAGTACTGGTAAACCACAGGCGCAGTCTATTTTGGCTCGCGAAGCCACGCGTCTAGTTCACGGTGAAGAAGGTTTGGTGGCCGCTGAACGTATTACACAAGCTTTATTCAGTGGTGAAGCTGATCAGTTAAGCGAACAGGATCTAGAGCAAATTCAATTAGATGGTTTGCCAAGCAGTTCCCTTGCTGAGGCGAATCTTGCGGAAACGCCTTTGACCAGCTTGTTGGCAGAAGCCGGCTTAGCCGCTTCTGGTAAGCAGGTAAAAGACGCATTGCAACGCAATTCTGTGTTTGTAAATGGCGAAGCAAAAGGCATGGACGATAACATGTCAGCAGCGGAAATTTTTTCGTCTGATAAAGGTTACTATGGTAAATTTTTCCTAGTGAAACTGGGTAAGAAAAAACACCATTTGTTTACCCTGTAA
- the trxA gene encoding thioredoxin TrxA, whose protein sequence is MSENISQITDAQFAEEVLSSDVPVLVDFWAPWCGPCKMIAPVLEDVADEFAGKLKVVKLNVDENTETAPKYNVRGIPTLIIVKGGEVAATKVGAVSKSQLIEFVNSVF, encoded by the coding sequence ATGAGTGAAAATATTAGCCAAATTACGGATGCTCAATTTGCTGAAGAAGTATTGAGTTCAGATGTGCCTGTTCTTGTTGATTTTTGGGCACCTTGGTGTGGTCCATGTAAAATGATTGCGCCAGTTTTGGAAGACGTGGCTGATGAGTTTGCAGGTAAGTTGAAAGTGGTTAAGTTGAATGTCGACGAAAACACTGAAACGGCTCCTAAGTACAATGTACGTGGTATTCCAACCCTGATCATTGTAAAAGGTGGTGAAGTCGCAGCAACTAAAGTTGGTGCTGTTTCTAAGTCTCAACTGATTGAATTCGTCAACAGCGTGTTTTAA
- the dapF gene encoding diaminopimelate epimerase — MLLKFTKMHGLGNDFVVVDAVSRKVFFNKSQIERLSDRNWGIGFDQLLVVEPPSNPDMDFRYRIYNSDGSEVEHCGNGARCFAKFVLDRELTHKRVINVETKRGAIQLRVIDNGLVTVDMGAPSFVPADLPFSAELNDGLYPLMVDGDDYLITPVSVGNPHAVLKVDTLQDEQVQNLGAKIESHECFPSKVNVGFMQVVNPAEINLRVFERGVGETQACGTGACAAVVAGIKQGWLAPKVTAHLRGGDLHIEWAGEGEPILMTGPAAKVFEGQIYL; from the coding sequence GTGTTATTGAAGTTTACAAAGATGCACGGCCTCGGCAATGATTTTGTGGTGGTGGATGCGGTTTCTCGTAAGGTGTTTTTTAATAAATCACAGATCGAACGTTTAAGTGATCGTAACTGGGGAATTGGTTTTGATCAGCTGCTGGTCGTTGAGCCACCTTCTAATCCAGATATGGATTTTCGTTATCGCATTTATAATTCAGACGGCAGTGAAGTTGAACATTGCGGTAATGGCGCGCGTTGTTTCGCCAAGTTTGTGTTGGATCGAGAACTTACTCACAAGCGTGTTATTAATGTCGAAACTAAGCGTGGTGCGATCCAACTTAGAGTAATAGATAATGGTTTAGTGACCGTAGATATGGGAGCGCCTAGTTTCGTTCCGGCGGATCTGCCTTTTTCTGCAGAGCTTAACGACGGTTTGTATCCATTAATGGTTGATGGTGATGATTATCTGATTACGCCCGTTTCTGTCGGCAATCCTCATGCAGTACTAAAGGTAGATACTTTGCAGGATGAGCAGGTGCAGAATCTGGGGGCAAAAATTGAGTCTCACGAATGTTTTCCTAGTAAGGTCAATGTTGGTTTTATGCAGGTTGTTAATCCAGCTGAAATTAACTTGCGAGTGTTTGAGCGTGGTGTTGGTGAAACTCAAGCTTGTGGTACTGGAGCCTGTGCGGCCGTTGTGGCGGGAATTAAACAAGGTTGGTTAGCACCCAAAGTGACGGCGCATTTACGTGGTGGTGATTTACACATTGAGTGGGCTGGTGAAGGCGAACCGATTCTCATGACTGGTCCGGCTGCAAAAGTGTTTGAAGGTCAAATTTACCTATAG
- the lysA gene encoding diaminopimelate decarboxylase has protein sequence MDLFAYSNQTLHAEGVALSDVAEQFGTPCYIYSRAMFERHYMDYAEAFAAHPTLICYAVKACSNIAILNVLARLGAGFDIVSLGELERVLKAGGEPSKVMFSGLGKQEVEMRRALEVGIHCFNVESEAELYRLDKVASEMGKKAPVSLRVNPDVDAKTHPYISTGLKENKFGIDIKEAVRIYQIANELPNLDVMGVDCHIGSQLTELQPFLDTFDRLVGLLDELAAVGIKIKHLDLGGGLGVRYRDEVPPKPADYAKLLLEKVKGMDVTLAFEPGRSIAANAGVMLTQVEFLKCNDHKNFAIIDGAMNDLIRPSLYSAWMDIVPVSQQPTSEGKRVYDLVGPVCETGDFLGKDRELDIQAGDLLAVRSAGAYGFTMASNYNSRNRAAEVMVDGDTAYLIRARETIEHQLAGEQVLPD, from the coding sequence TTGGATTTATTTGCTTATTCAAATCAGACTTTACATGCAGAAGGCGTTGCCTTGTCTGATGTTGCCGAACAATTTGGCACCCCTTGTTATATTTACTCACGTGCGATGTTCGAACGTCACTATATGGATTATGCCGAAGCATTTGCTGCTCACCCAACGCTGATTTGTTATGCCGTTAAAGCCTGTTCAAATATTGCGATTTTGAATGTCTTAGCACGTTTGGGGGCGGGGTTTGATATCGTGTCTCTTGGTGAGCTTGAACGGGTATTAAAAGCGGGAGGAGAGCCTTCTAAGGTCATGTTTTCTGGCTTGGGTAAGCAAGAAGTAGAAATGCGTCGCGCCTTGGAAGTGGGTATTCATTGTTTTAATGTTGAGTCGGAAGCAGAATTATACCGCTTGGACAAAGTGGCAAGTGAAATGGGTAAAAAAGCACCGGTTTCCTTGCGCGTCAATCCTGATGTGGATGCAAAAACCCATCCTTATATTTCCACTGGCCTGAAAGAAAATAAGTTTGGTATTGATATTAAAGAGGCGGTTCGCATTTATCAGATCGCTAATGAATTACCGAATCTTGACGTGATGGGCGTGGATTGCCATATAGGTTCACAATTAACTGAGCTGCAACCTTTCTTAGACACCTTTGATCGTTTAGTAGGCTTGCTGGATGAGTTGGCCGCAGTGGGCATTAAAATCAAACATTTAGATTTAGGTGGTGGTCTTGGTGTTCGTTACCGTGATGAAGTGCCGCCAAAACCAGCTGACTACGCTAAATTGCTACTAGAAAAAGTCAAAGGAATGGACGTGACGTTAGCGTTTGAACCCGGTCGCTCCATCGCAGCTAATGCTGGTGTGATGTTGACTCAGGTAGAATTTCTTAAGTGTAACGATCATAAAAATTTTGCCATCATTGATGGTGCGATGAACGATTTGATTCGTCCTTCTTTATACAGTGCTTGGATGGACATTGTTCCTGTTTCTCAGCAGCCGACGTCCGAAGGCAAGCGTGTTTACGACTTAGTGGGCCCAGTATGTGAAACAGGCGATTTTTTGGGTAAGGATCGTGAACTGGATATTCAAGCGGGTGACTTACTGGCTGTTCGCTCTGCTGGCGCTTATGGTTTTACCATGGCATCGAATTACAACAGTCGAAATCGTGCCGCCGAAGTGATGGTGGATGGAGATACGGCTTATTTGATACGCGCTCGTGAAACCATTGAGCATCAGTTGGCCGGCGAACAAGTTCTGCCAGACTGA
- the lptM gene encoding LPS translocon maturation chaperone LptM, whose protein sequence is MSKWLAIFILTGFMVACGNKGSLYLPETNLPSQQTSSQN, encoded by the coding sequence ATGTCTAAGTGGCTAGCAATTTTTATTTTGACCGGATTCATGGTTGCTTGTGGTAACAAAGGTTCCCTTTATTTACCCGAGACTAATCTGCCGTCACAACAAACATCGTCACAAAATTGA
- a CDS encoding DUF484 family protein, with protein MSEEEIIQYLSSTPDFFVRNAEVLDGLTIPHPVNGRAISLLEYQVNQLRKSTAEYRGQFERLVEVARENESTMQKSRRLILAGLNCRSLDDLVVAVDDMVRDDFEVSFHTLILFGDHQDSSIKGHNLEVDKGLMPFTMNLDDCFCGILPENEMSYLFAENAGKVNSVAVLPLLSRAGGDIEKRGLLILGSDKTTAFDQAKGTFFLQHLADLLSAILLRLTP; from the coding sequence ATGAGCGAAGAGGAAATCATTCAATATTTGTCTAGTACACCAGATTTTTTTGTGCGCAATGCCGAGGTGTTGGATGGTCTTACGATTCCTCACCCAGTTAATGGCCGAGCGATCTCCTTACTGGAGTATCAAGTCAATCAGTTGAGGAAATCGACCGCTGAGTATCGCGGTCAGTTTGAGCGCTTAGTTGAGGTGGCTCGCGAAAATGAGTCGACCATGCAAAAAAGTCGGCGCTTGATCTTGGCTGGGTTGAATTGCCGTTCTTTAGATGACTTAGTTGTGGCGGTTGACGATATGGTGAGAGATGACTTTGAAGTTTCTTTTCATACGTTGATTTTGTTTGGTGATCATCAAGACAGTTCAATCAAAGGTCATAACTTAGAGGTTGATAAAGGCTTAATGCCTTTTACTATGAACTTGGATGATTGTTTTTGCGGTATTTTACCTGAAAACGAAATGTCTTATTTATTTGCTGAAAACGCTGGAAAAGTTAATTCTGTCGCTGTACTTCCGCTTTTATCTCGTGCTGGTGGGGATATTGAAAAGCGTGGTTTGCTGATATTAGGGTCGGACAAAACCACAGCCTTTGATCAAGCCAAAGGTACCTTCTTTTTACAGCATTTAGCGGATCTATTAAGTGCGATTCTATTAAGGCTCACCCCATGA
- a CDS encoding HAD family hydrolase: MTVLITFDLDNTLWDVSPVIVRAEYAMESWFEERFPGFYLQFGGDAQQAMRQTILEQDPALIADLTRLRLSIYQRALKAFGLPTEEANMVAQSALAHFCEWRQKVDLFPHVSDVLAELHQDYRLAVITNGNADVFHPYVGLGHYFEFAVRADQYGVAKPAPDLFQHAANQAGVAAESLIHVGDHPIDDVLGAANAGARSIWFNRHGARRWGEDWGTRSHAEIHSLLELPSAIQALTQ, from the coding sequence ATGACGGTACTTATCACCTTTGATTTGGATAACACACTGTGGGACGTCTCGCCTGTTATTGTTCGTGCTGAGTATGCGATGGAATCTTGGTTTGAAGAGCGTTTTCCTGGCTTCTACTTGCAGTTTGGGGGCGATGCTCAACAGGCAATGCGACAAACAATTTTAGAGCAGGATCCAGCTTTAATCGCAGATTTAACCCGTTTGCGACTGTCTATTTACCAGCGAGCATTAAAAGCATTTGGATTGCCAACAGAAGAAGCCAATATGGTTGCTCAATCGGCTTTGGCGCATTTTTGTGAGTGGCGTCAAAAGGTGGATTTGTTTCCTCATGTGAGTGATGTGCTGGCTGAATTGCATCAAGATTATCGTCTGGCGGTTATTACTAATGGTAATGCTGATGTATTTCATCCTTATGTAGGTTTAGGTCACTATTTTGAGTTTGCGGTACGTGCGGATCAGTATGGTGTGGCTAAGCCCGCTCCTGATCTTTTTCAGCATGCCGCCAATCAGGCTGGTGTGGCGGCGGAAAGCTTGATACATGTTGGTGATCATCCGATTGATGATGTGCTTGGAGCAGCCAATGCGGGGGCTCGAAGCATCTGGTTTAATCGCCATGGTGCCCGTCGTTGGGGAGAGGATTGGGGCACACGTTCCCACGCGGAAATTCATTCTTTATTAGAATTACCTTCCGCAATTCAAGCCCTTACACAATAG
- a CDS encoding acyl-CoA dehydrogenase family protein, producing the protein MSDESPTSISAQALKAAGDLAQAEDVAVLEQAADAASRHLATTRSSLIERMIYGPKPAIKELLSGVDNMKQSVTSEASSILQAGLSCLQQGEAFGEDEKITSVLRNAVAKEGAYGFTVPTQYGGQGKRYSEFACLMENFAANGLGALSVEISGQLTIGSSALLGYGTEAQKSKYLPVISGGQLIAFALTEVGVGVNAKRVKAYVEDDKENACWRLFAEGECNKLYITSATHGGLMAIVARKGKDSKELALFVTELPEEDIDGEFSFYCQSSNVTAFQQNINSRIHFKNFPIPYEQEILGNGVEVLFYCLRMGRCMLAAQAAGFQRMMAADAVNYAAQREGVGGKVIKHELPRLALAKILGGALTAQALSHLALAQDQNKVDLAGLRDVTKSASAHYLLGSLIACERVMGGRSLDKGSRISDIRATAHAFGIVEGEDDLIRLGMVRDLTKSFTESYMAGLLALLQRANTDKNGRSVAKEKRILKLSLGHFFKSPIRMSNLLLSLVMSAGFWRLLGWITRNSALSLIDRCAQWLPSRLIKRYSSIPSPLKPHLRFAEYQLRQCRWHYFKISAAYQLELTQAQLPLQQLGKRIETLVCIAALCAHASQLDESTQRIALAKIEILRSELEGNSMSVKRMESVRSSVKEVAEDILKEECSLIQSIKAQPFAHPWGE; encoded by the coding sequence ATGTCTGATGAATCACCTACCTCGATTTCTGCGCAAGCCTTAAAAGCCGCGGGCGATCTTGCTCAAGCAGAAGACGTTGCGGTTTTAGAGCAAGCTGCAGACGCTGCTAGTCGTCACCTTGCGACCACTCGATCGAGTTTAATTGAACGTATGATTTACGGCCCTAAGCCTGCGATAAAAGAGCTGCTTTCAGGTGTCGATAACATGAAACAATCCGTTACCTCCGAAGCCTCCTCTATATTGCAGGCCGGGTTGTCCTGTTTGCAACAGGGTGAGGCTTTTGGTGAGGATGAGAAAATCACATCTGTATTACGTAACGCAGTAGCCAAAGAAGGGGCTTATGGTTTTACTGTCCCAACTCAATATGGTGGGCAAGGCAAACGTTACAGTGAGTTTGCTTGTTTAATGGAAAACTTTGCTGCTAATGGTTTGGGGGCTTTATCGGTTGAAATTTCAGGGCAATTAACCATAGGTTCTAGTGCATTGCTTGGTTATGGCACAGAGGCGCAAAAAAGCAAATATTTACCAGTCATTAGTGGTGGGCAACTAATTGCATTTGCTTTAACCGAAGTGGGTGTGGGCGTGAATGCTAAGCGCGTCAAAGCTTATGTTGAAGATGACAAAGAAAATGCTTGTTGGCGGCTTTTTGCAGAAGGTGAATGTAATAAACTCTACATTACTAGTGCCACTCATGGTGGTCTTATGGCAATCGTGGCTAGGAAGGGCAAAGACAGTAAAGAGCTGGCACTGTTTGTTACTGAGTTACCGGAAGAAGACATCGATGGTGAGTTTTCATTTTATTGTCAAAGTTCCAACGTGACCGCTTTTCAGCAGAATATTAACTCAAGAATTCATTTTAAAAACTTCCCCATTCCTTATGAGCAGGAAATTTTAGGTAATGGTGTTGAGGTATTGTTTTATTGTTTAAGAATGGGGCGTTGTATGTTGGCTGCGCAAGCTGCAGGTTTCCAACGAATGATGGCGGCTGATGCTGTGAATTATGCGGCCCAAAGAGAAGGTGTTGGCGGTAAGGTTATCAAGCATGAATTGCCTCGCTTAGCGTTGGCCAAAATTCTGGGGGGCGCGCTTACGGCACAAGCGTTATCGCATCTAGCTTTAGCTCAAGATCAAAATAAAGTAGATCTGGCTGGATTAAGAGATGTCACCAAATCGGCCAGTGCTCATTATTTGTTGGGTTCTTTAATTGCCTGTGAACGGGTTATGGGGGGGCGCAGTTTGGATAAAGGTTCTCGTATTTCAGATATTAGGGCGACAGCGCATGCCTTTGGTATTGTTGAGGGCGAAGATGATCTGATTCGGCTGGGAATGGTAAGGGATTTAACTAAGTCGTTTACTGAAAGCTACATGGCTGGGCTGTTAGCGCTTTTACAGCGGGCAAACACGGATAAAAATGGTCGGTCGGTTGCTAAGGAAAAACGTATTTTAAAGCTGTCCCTAGGTCACTTTTTTAAGTCGCCAATAAGAATGTCTAACCTTCTGTTATCACTGGTAATGAGTGCCGGGTTTTGGCGGCTTTTAGGTTGGATAACTCGTAATTCGGCATTGAGCCTTATTGATCGTTGTGCACAATGGCTTCCTAGCAGGTTGATTAAAAGGTACAGCAGTATCCCGTCACCATTAAAGCCACATCTAAGATTTGCGGAATACCAACTTCGACAATGTCGTTGGCATTATTTTAAAATTAGTGCAGCCTATCAATTGGAGCTGACGCAAGCGCAATTACCATTGCAACAGCTAGGTAAGCGCATAGAAACACTGGTGTGTATTGCAGCGCTCTGTGCTCATGCCAGTCAACTTGATGAATCAACACAAAGAATTGCATTAGCGAAAATTGAAATTTTGCGTTCGGAGTTGGAGGGAAATTCTATGTCGGTAAAGCGTATGGAGTCAGTGCGTAGTTCAGTCAAAGAGGTTGCGGAGGATATATTGAAAGAAGAATGCAGTTTAATTCAATCGATAAAAGCGCAACCTTTTGCCCATCCTTGGGGGGAGTAA
- a CDS encoding AraC family transcriptional regulator yields the protein MSHDRQTLTTPNHYIGRLYRLALEKGLDADSLFKHADLDPSVIEDPCVEIEIEIEKLAGIVEGIWDLLQDEAMGLASSPLPVGAFYMMGRVTVHEATLGKVLQLACRFYNMVSDAYEMTLSEVDNTAVLAFRLADASLDTSHLFSDMTLLAWHSYASWLIQERIPLEAVHFPYAEPQQHDYAKLYPCKRVFKQEALRLVFSQSYLARQNAQSLDALKAYMKRCPIELFLKQPGDISVASDLRALLNRAFATGFPDINESAKSLHMSRRTLIRKLEKEGTSFQKIKDFMRQDRASYWLAQEGISVAVVAEKVGFSDAAVFARAFRRWTGLSPTDYRKLHR from the coding sequence ATGTCACACGATAGACAAACCTTAACCACACCAAATCATTATATAGGACGTTTATATCGGTTGGCACTGGAGAAGGGGTTGGACGCGGACTCTCTATTTAAGCATGCAGATTTAGATCCAAGTGTCATCGAAGACCCGTGTGTTGAAATTGAAATTGAAATTGAAAAGCTTGCTGGCATAGTGGAAGGTATTTGGGATTTGCTGCAAGACGAAGCCATGGGATTGGCCAGTTCACCTTTACCTGTCGGTGCTTTTTATATGATGGGACGTGTTACAGTGCATGAGGCAACATTGGGTAAGGTTTTGCAACTGGCCTGTCGTTTCTACAATATGGTGTCTGATGCTTATGAGATGACACTGAGTGAGGTTGATAATACAGCTGTATTAGCGTTTAGGTTGGCGGATGCGAGTTTAGATACGTCTCACTTATTTTCGGATATGACCTTGTTGGCTTGGCACAGTTATGCTTCTTGGTTGATTCAAGAGCGTATCCCTTTAGAGGCTGTGCATTTTCCATATGCGGAACCGCAGCAACATGATTATGCAAAGCTTTATCCTTGCAAGCGTGTCTTCAAACAAGAGGCGTTGAGATTGGTTTTTAGCCAGTCTTATTTAGCTCGACAAAATGCTCAAAGCTTAGATGCATTAAAAGCCTACATGAAGCGTTGTCCTATTGAGTTGTTTTTGAAGCAGCCTGGGGATATTAGCGTGGCAAGTGATTTACGAGCCTTGCTTAATCGTGCATTTGCTACTGGTTTTCCCGATATTAATGAGTCGGCTAAGAGCTTGCATATGTCTCGACGAACTTTGATTCGTAAGTTAGAAAAAGAGGGAACATCTTTTCAGAAAATTAAAGATTTTATGCGTCAAGACCGAGCGAGTTACTGGTTGGCGCAAGAAGGTATTTCTGTTGCGGTGGTAGCTGAAAAAGTGGGCTTCTCAGATGCGGCGGTGTTTGCTCGAGCCTTTCGGCGTTGGACTGGGCTGAGTCCAACCGACTATAGAAAGCTACATAGATAG
- a CDS encoding peptidoglycan DD-metalloendopeptidase family protein has product MIKLIPTKHLLLIAAVCVMLAIVLIAVPADEATDDTPISIHANLQLVDQSQVTLNQLQELTPKSHIMPSISTSGIVSGYDVPTPDNLVRKNSAPTFKEHSITVKSGDSLSKVLSAKGISPQDIYKVSQADKKQKSLVRMLPGQILNFTTNEKSGELTKLTLIQNRLDSVKFVREEDQFTRTATSRIPEIVQTYKEAEINNSLFVDGLKAGISQPLIIEIANIFGWDIDFALDIRKGDSLSVLYEEKFLDGEKIGNGNIIAAQFINNGRTFQAIRFQTKKGAHYYTPDGLAMRKAFIRTPVDFSRISSKFNPNRLHPIFKTSRPHRGVDYAASSGTPVKAAGDGKISFAGKQNGYGNVVIIDHGRGYQTLYAHLRGFARGTKRGARVKQGKIIAYVGQTGWATGPHLHYEFRINGVHKNPVTVKLPNDDPMPKNDLKKYLPYAQQVVTTLTRSHSPAFARKLAALKR; this is encoded by the coding sequence TTGATTAAACTTATACCAACAAAGCACTTACTTCTTATTGCTGCGGTATGTGTCATGCTAGCCATCGTCCTGATTGCAGTCCCTGCAGACGAGGCCACTGACGATACACCGATTTCTATCCATGCCAATTTACAGTTGGTAGATCAATCGCAAGTCACACTAAATCAGTTGCAAGAATTAACCCCCAAAAGCCATATTATGCCGTCTATCTCAACGTCTGGGATTGTTTCTGGTTACGATGTGCCAACACCTGACAATCTCGTTAGAAAGAACAGTGCTCCTACCTTTAAAGAACATTCAATCACGGTTAAATCTGGCGATTCTTTATCAAAAGTTCTTTCTGCTAAAGGCATCTCACCACAAGATATCTACAAAGTCTCACAAGCTGATAAAAAGCAAAAATCATTAGTCAGAATGTTGCCTGGCCAAATATTAAATTTTACCACCAATGAGAAAAGTGGCGAATTAACCAAACTGACACTCATTCAAAACCGTCTAGACAGTGTTAAATTCGTAAGAGAAGAGGACCAATTTACTCGTACAGCCACATCCAGAATCCCTGAAATCGTTCAAACCTACAAAGAAGCAGAGATTAACAATTCTTTATTTGTTGATGGCCTAAAAGCCGGCATTAGCCAACCTCTAATCATTGAAATTGCCAACATCTTTGGCTGGGACATCGACTTTGCCTTAGACATTCGTAAAGGCGACAGCTTGAGCGTACTTTATGAAGAGAAATTCTTAGACGGAGAAAAAATCGGCAACGGCAACATCATTGCAGCACAATTCATCAACAATGGACGTACCTTTCAAGCCATTCGCTTTCAAACCAAAAAAGGCGCTCACTATTACACCCCTGATGGGCTAGCAATGCGAAAAGCCTTCATCCGCACCCCGGTAGACTTTTCACGAATTTCGTCAAAATTTAACCCTAACCGACTGCACCCAATATTCAAAACCAGCCGCCCGCACCGAGGTGTTGATTATGCAGCCTCCAGCGGCACCCCTGTAAAAGCAGCGGGAGATGGTAAGATTTCCTTTGCTGGCAAACAAAATGGCTACGGGAATGTAGTGATCATAGATCATGGGCGAGGCTATCAAACCCTTTATGCTCATCTGCGTGGTTTTGCTCGAGGCACAAAACGTGGCGCTCGCGTCAAACAAGGAAAGATCATTGCCTATGTTGGTCAAACCGGTTGGGCAACAGGACCGCACTTACATTATGAATTCCGCATTAATGGCGTCCACAAGAACCCTGTTACAGTGAAACTGCCAAACGACGACCCTATGCCGAAAAATGATTTGAAGAAGTACTTACCTTACGCACAGCAAGTTGTTACCACGCTAACCCGCTCTCACTCACCAGCTTTTGCTCGCAAGCTAGCGGCGTTAAAGCGATAA